The following proteins are encoded in a genomic region of Alnus glutinosa chromosome 8, dhAlnGlut1.1, whole genome shotgun sequence:
- the LOC133876064 gene encoding uncharacterized protein LOC133876064: protein MTEENVREEAGTSHDPQAEIARLNEKVARLEKELQERDRTEQQETQEEVSQSGQRDPKRDAGHPEGVAGDGGETDSDAELANLAKKDEKGKKKWVEKLTKLEQQCDYLMGSAQAGVTGKALLTDSLFSTAVFPFTEHIMSRQLPNKFKMPEIPVYTGLGDPIEHLASFRAHVALHATPDEVACRAFPLTLAGGAREWFRTLPPCSIANFESLARKFASQFMAGIVRKKPAQQLMTIKQGPQESLRSYLLRFNQERLAAESQNEQFIHCAIYQGIRKDGALMADLARRPAERLQDFYDRAEEFVNQEETLRAFQETEEATKSGSGDRGRSKQGTVPVRKEFTQHKPVKRVENYSWTPVNALAREILMEIRKDPNYKDPSPIKGWPHPRNRHKYCHYHDSFGHWTNTCVALKEIIEKYIADGKLTRFLGKREDLTVRFPPSRPAGGQGSGGRDAHPARPPYRYERRPARQPDRDFQAERARQRERSRSRSRHEGPGDFPEIQTIAGGFGGGGETYSARKSYAREMREVSIYSVARPLKAAKREKLTIAFSDEDYEGVYMPHSDALMVTMVIANHRIHRVLVDNGSSADILYKSAFDLMKISRDKVSTFRFPLVGFAGEQVMPLGSIELQVTVGSPPTQKTIPVKFLIVDQPSAYNAIFGRTAQAELKAVTSIPHLCMKFPTDDGVGMVRGEQKVARKCYNISLGNPSRDARLSVGASPSRDARPDPGAGSSSK from the coding sequence ATGACTGAAGAGAATGTGCGTGAGGAGGCGGGGACCTCACATGATCCCCAGGCAGAGATAGCCCGCTTGAATGAAAAGGTAGCGCGGCTCGAGAAGGAGTTGCAGGAACGAGATCGCACGGAACAGCAGGAAACTCAGGAAGAAGTGTCGCAGAGTGGCCAGAGGGACCCCAAGCGCGATGCTGGGCATCCGGAAGGAGTAGCGGGAGATGGGGGTGAGACTGACAGTGACGCTGAACTTGCTAACCTTGCAAAGAAGGAtgaaaaggggaaaaagaagtGGGTAGAAAAGTTGACAAAGTTAGAGCAGCAGTGCGATTATTTGATGGGTTCTGCTCAAGCGGGAGTGACGGGAAAAGCTTTGCTGACTGACAGCTTGTTTTCCACCGCTGTGTTCCCTTTTACTGAACATATCATGTCACGCCAACTCCCAAACAAGTTCAAGATGCCCGAGATACCGGTGTATACGGGGTTGGGGGACCCTATCGAGCACTTGGCAAGTTTCCGTGCGCATGTGGCGCTTCATGCCACGCCGGACGAAGTCGCATGTAGAGCTTTCCCCCTTACCTTGGCAGGAGGAGCCAGGGAGTGGTTCAGGACCCTGCCACCCTGCTCGATCGCGAACTTTGAAAGCCTTGCTAGAAAGTTTGCGTCCCAGTTTATGGCTGGTATTGTCCGCAAGAAGCCTGCTCAGCAATTGATGACCATCAAGCAAGGCCCTCAGGAGTCATTAAGAAGTTATCTGCTTCGCTTCAATCAGGAGAGGTTGGCCGCTGAAAGCCAAAACGAGCAATTCATTCATTGTGCCATCTACCAGGGCATAAGGAAGGATGGCGCTCTTATGGCGGATTTGGCGAGAAGGCCGGCTGAGAGATTGCAGGATTTTTATGATCGTGCAGAGGAATTTGTGAACCAGGAAGAAACCCTTCGGGCATTCCAAGAAACGGAGGAAGCTACGAAAAGTGGTTCCGGGGATAGAGGAAGATCAAAGCAGGGAACTGTTCCGGTAAGGAAGGAGTTCACTCAGCACAAGCCTGTTAAAAGAGTCGAAAATTATAGCTGGACGCCTGTTAATGCCTTGGCTAGAGAAATCCTTATGGAGATCAGAAAAGACCCGAATTACAAGGATCCGTCCCCGATAAAAGGCTGGCCACATCCCCGCAATCGCCACAAATATTGTCATTATCATGACTCCTTCGGCCACTGGACCAATACATGTGTTGCCTTGAAAGAAATTATCGAGAAGTATATAGCTGATGGCAAATTGACACGTTTTTTGGGAAAGCGTGAGGACTTGACGGTAAGATTCCCGCCGAGTAGACCAGCTGGGGGTCAAGGTTCGGGCGGCCGGGATGCACATCCGGCGCGCCCCCCGTACCGCTACGAGAGGAGGCCGGCTCGACAACCCGACAGAGACTTTCAGGCGGAGAGGGCGCGTCAGCGAGAGCGGAGTAGAAGCCGCAGTCGGCACGAGGGGCCGGGTGATTTTCCCGAAATTCAGACTATAGCTGGAGGCTTTGGAGGAGGGGGCGAGACTTACTCGGCCCGAAAATCATATGCCCGAGAGATGAGGGAGGTGTCCATTTATTCGGTCGCAAGACCATTGAAAGCAGCTAAGCGTGAGAAGCTGACCATCGCCTTCTCGGACGAGGATTATGAAGGGGTGTACATGCCCCACTCTGATGCCCTGATGGTGACCATGGTGATAGCGAATCATAGGATACACCGGGTCTTGGTGGACAATGGCAGCTCTGCCGATATCCTATACAAATCAGCTTTCGATTTGATGAAGATTAGCAGGGATAAAGTTTCCACTTTCCGCTTCCCTTTGGTAGGGTTTGCTGGGGAGCAGGTAATGCCCTTGGGATCGATTGAATTACAAGTTACTGTGGGGAGTCCCCCCACTCAGAAGACAATTCCGGTCAAGTTCCTCATAGTCGACCAACCGTCGGCTTACAACGCAATCTTTGGGAGGACGGCTCAGGCCGAGCTGAAAGCGGTAACTTCGATACCTCACCTTTGTATGAAGTTCCCTACGGACGATGGAGTAGGAATGGTCCGGGGAGAGCAGAAGGTGGCCCGCAAATGTTATAACATCTCCTTGGGAAACCCTTCCAGAGATGCACGCCTCAGTGTGGGGGCAAGCCCCTCCAGAGATGCACGCCCCGATCCGGGGGCAGGCTCTTCAAGTAAATAG